A genomic stretch from Heliangelus exortis chromosome 23, bHelExo1.hap1, whole genome shotgun sequence includes:
- the TARDBP gene encoding TAR DNA-binding protein 43, translating to MSEYIRVTEDENDEPIEIPSEDDGTVLLSTVTAQFPGACGLRYRNPVSQCMRGVRLVEGILHAPESGWGNLVYVVNYPKDNKRKMDETDASSAVKVKRAVQKTSDLIVLGLPWKTTEQDLKEYFSTFGEVLMVQVKKDIKTGHSKGFGFVRFTDYETQVKVMSQRHMIDGRWCDCKLPNSKQSPDEPLRSRKVFVGRCTEDMTADELQQFFAQYGEVVDVFIPKPFRAFAFVTFADDQVAQSLCGEDLIIKGISVHISNAEPKHNSNRQLERGGRFGGNPGGFGNQGGFGNSRGGGGGLGNNQGSNMGGGMNFGAFSINPAMMAAAQAALQSSWGMMGMLASQQNQSGPSGNNQPQGNMQREQNQGFSSGNNSYGGSNSGAAIGWGSASNAGSSSGFNGGFGSSMDSKSSGWGM from the exons ATGTCGGAGTATATCCGGGTGACGGAGGACGAGAACGATGAGCCCATCGAGATCCCCTCGGAGGATGACGGCACCGTGCTGCTCTCCACCGTCACCGCACAGTTCCCTGGGGCCTGCGGGCTGCGCTACCGGAACCCGGTGTCCCAGTGCATGCGGGGGGTCCGGCTGGTGGAGGGCATCCTGCATGCACCCGAGTCCGGCTGGGGAAACCTGGTCTATGTTGTGAACTACCCCAAAG AtaataagagaaaaatggaTGAAACAGATGCATCATCAGCTGTGAAAGTGAAACGAGCAGTACAGAAGACTTCGGATTTAATAGTTCTGGGTCTTCCCTGGAAAACCACTGAACAAGACTTAAAGGAATATTTCAGTACGTTTGGAGAAGTTCTGATGGTGCAG GTTAAGAAGGATATTAAAACTGGCCACTCAAAAGGCTTTGGTTTTGTCCGGTTTACGGACTATGAAACTCAGGTGAAAGTGATGTCTCAGAGGCACATGATAGATGGAAGATGGTGTGACTGTAAACTTCCCAATTCTAAG CAAAGTCCTGACGAACCTTTGCGTAGCAGAAAAGTGTTTGTTGGGAGGTGCACTGAGGACATGACAGCAGATGAACTCCAGCAGTTCTTTGCCCAGTATGGAGAAGTGGTAGATGTCTTCATTCCTAAACCCTTCCGAGCTTTTGCGTTTGTTACCTTTGCAGATGATCAG GTTGCCCAATCTCTTTGTGGAGAGGACTTGATCATTAAAGGAATCAGCGTACATATATCCAATGCTGAACCTAAGCACAATAGCAATAGGCAGTTAGAGAGAGGTGGGAGATTTGGTGGTAATCCGGGAGGCTTTGGGAACCAGGGGGGGTTTGGTAACAGcagaggaggtgggggaggaCTGGGCAACAACCAGGGCAGTAACATGGGTGGGGGGATGAACTTTGGAGCCTTCAGCATCAACCCTGCCAtgatggcagcagcacaggcagctctgcagagcagctggggcaTGATGGGCATGCTGGCAAGTCAGCAGAACCAGTCGGGGCCCTCAGGAAACAACCAGCCTCAAGGCAACATGCAGAGGGAGCAGAACCAGGGCTTTAGCTCAGGAAATAACTCGTATGGGGGCTCCAACTCGGGGGCAGCCATAGGCTGGGGCTCAGCCTCCAACGCGGGCTCCAGCAGTGGGTTTAACGGAGGCTTTGGTTCAAGCATGGATTCCAAATCATCAGGCTGGGGAATGTAG